In the genome of Leeuwenhoekiella sp. MAR_2009_132, one region contains:
- a CDS encoding AsmA-like C-terminal region-containing protein, whose translation MKKIFKILGIILVVLIVGLIAAPFLFKSQLEDLLKRSINENLNATVAWEEFDLTLFSSFPDAAVQVKNFSIVNKAPFEGDTLASGELLQLDMGVMQLFKTSSGNPIAVDAIKLNQAFVNIKVDSLGNANYDIAKESATPETDTIADNTGSFKFDIQHYELNNSRINYLDESTKTYLKLTEVNHEGTGDFSAAVSNLDTKTEALASFDFDGVNYLNSNKIKLDALIEMNLPEQRYTFKENQLLVNQLPLVFSGFVKINETNNELDLAFETPSSDFKNFLAVIPEIYAKNLDGVKTTGDFIVNGKINGIVDETHIPKLDIEIKSNNASFKYPDLPKTVEDIVIDMQIVNETGLVEDTYLRLGNLNLRIDQDVFNAKGRIDRLTTNPLIDLALKGKLNLANIEKAYPLELDQDLNGMLTVDMTANFDMESVDKEQYQNIKSSGTANLKDFKYISPELPNPLTIAVANVKFNPGTITLENLTAQTGKTDLAAKGSIENLIPFLLSKQNLKGRFNVNSNTINLSDFSVVETTPVTPAESKTKTVTATKEAAIKIPSFLDAAIDFSAGKVIYDNITLSNVRGNVAINDETASLNNIQSDIFGGAIALQGNVSTKGLTPTFGMNLDLKSVDISKSFEGLEMLQQFAPIAKALQGALNTTISLKGNLSDDLTPVLSSLAGNALAQLLTVKVDPEKMKLLNALDGKLDFINLQNIDLSNLKTQLSFNDGLVTVKPFDFNVKGINVGVSGTHSLENTINYVLNLKVPGTFLGAKLGSTLSSLSNTDLDKYTVDLPVNLSGSFTSPQVNVNMQQAVTNLTQQIVATQKGKLQQQGEDKIKDVLGGLLGGSKTTKDTTTISKPKDSLATKPNTTTVVKDVLGGLFGKKKKAADTTKTDNN comes from the coding sequence ATGAAAAAGATATTTAAAATATTAGGAATTATACTGGTTGTTCTAATTGTAGGACTTATTGCTGCGCCTTTCTTATTTAAAAGTCAGCTTGAAGATTTATTAAAACGTTCAATAAATGAAAATTTAAATGCAACGGTTGCGTGGGAGGAATTTGATCTTACTTTATTCTCAAGTTTCCCAGATGCAGCGGTTCAGGTTAAAAATTTTAGCATCGTTAACAAAGCTCCTTTTGAAGGTGATACTTTGGCGAGCGGTGAGTTATTACAGCTTGATATGGGCGTGATGCAACTTTTTAAAACTTCGTCTGGCAACCCTATCGCAGTTGATGCAATTAAATTGAATCAAGCTTTTGTAAATATAAAAGTAGATAGTTTAGGCAATGCAAATTATGATATCGCAAAAGAGAGTGCAACTCCAGAAACAGATACGATTGCAGATAATACCGGTAGTTTTAAGTTTGATATACAGCATTATGAACTCAATAATTCAAGGATAAATTATTTAGACGAAAGCACAAAAACGTATTTGAAGCTTACCGAAGTTAACCACGAGGGTACCGGTGATTTTTCTGCAGCAGTTTCTAATTTAGACACAAAAACTGAAGCATTAGCTTCATTTGACTTTGATGGAGTAAATTATTTGAACTCAAATAAGATTAAGTTAGATGCACTTATTGAGATGAATCTACCAGAACAGCGCTATACCTTTAAGGAAAATCAGCTTCTCGTTAATCAGCTTCCATTAGTGTTCTCAGGATTTGTGAAAATTAACGAGACTAATAATGAACTAGATCTTGCATTTGAAACACCATCTAGCGATTTTAAAAACTTTCTCGCTGTGATACCTGAGATTTATGCAAAGAATCTTGATGGGGTGAAAACTACAGGCGATTTTATAGTTAATGGTAAAATAAATGGGATTGTTGATGAGACGCATATTCCGAAGCTTGATATAGAGATCAAATCAAATAATGCTTCTTTTAAATATCCTGACTTGCCTAAAACGGTAGAAGATATTGTAATAGATATGCAAATAGTAAATGAAACGGGCCTGGTAGAAGATACCTATTTGCGTCTGGGCAATTTAAATTTAAGAATAGATCAGGATGTTTTTAATGCCAAAGGAAGAATAGACAGGCTTACCACAAACCCACTTATAGATCTGGCATTAAAGGGGAAATTAAATTTAGCCAATATAGAAAAGGCATATCCTTTAGAATTAGATCAGGATTTAAATGGAATGTTGACAGTAGATATGACTGCTAATTTTGATATGGAAAGTGTAGATAAAGAACAATATCAGAACATCAAGAGTAGTGGTACAGCTAACTTAAAAGATTTCAAATACATTTCGCCAGAATTACCTAATCCATTAACTATTGCAGTTGCTAATGTAAAATTTAATCCGGGAACGATAACCCTTGAGAATTTAACGGCACAAACCGGTAAAACAGATTTGGCTGCAAAAGGAAGCATAGAAAATCTTATTCCTTTCTTGCTATCTAAACAAAATTTAAAAGGTCGTTTTAATGTAAACTCAAACACTATAAACCTTAGTGATTTTAGTGTTGTTGAGACAACGCCTGTAACTCCTGCTGAGTCAAAGACAAAGACTGTTACTGCTACAAAAGAAGCCGCAATTAAGATTCCGTCATTCTTAGATGCAGCGATAGATTTTTCTGCTGGTAAGGTTATTTATGATAATATCACGCTTTCTAATGTAAGGGGTAATGTTGCGATTAATGATGAGACCGCAAGTCTAAATAATATACAATCTGATATTTTTGGAGGTGCAATAGCACTTCAGGGAAATGTGAGTACTAAGGGGCTAACCCCAACTTTTGGGATGAATTTAGATCTTAAAAGTGTAGATATTAGTAAATCTTTTGAAGGATTAGAAATGCTTCAGCAGTTTGCGCCTATTGCAAAAGCCTTGCAGGGTGCATTAAATACAACAATAAGCCTTAAAGGTAATCTTTCAGACGATCTAACACCGGTGTTATCATCACTGGCAGGAAATGCTTTAGCGCAATTGCTTACCGTAAAAGTTGATCCTGAAAAAATGAAACTTCTTAATGCCTTAGACGGAAAACTAGATTTTATAAACCTTCAGAATATCGACTTAAGTAATTTAAAAACACAGTTGAGTTTTAATGATGGCTTAGTTACTGTAAAGCCCTTTGATTTTAATGTTAAGGGTATTAATGTAGGTGTAAGCGGAACACATAGTTTAGAAAATACAATTAATTATGTATTGAATCTTAAAGTGCCGGGTACATTCTTAGGAGCAAAATTAGGGAGTACATTGTCAAGTTTGAGCAACACAGATCTAGATAAATATACTGTAGATCTACCTGTTAATTTGTCGGGGAGTTTTACGAGCCCGCAGGTGAATGTTAATATGCAGCAAGCAGTAACTAACCTAACTCAACAGATTGTTGCTACTCAAAAAGGAAAATTACAGCAGCAAGGTGAAGATAAAATAAAAGATGTTTTAGGTGGCTTGTTAGGCGGTAGTAAAACAACCAAGGACACTACAACTATATCTAAACCTAAAGATTCTTTAGCGACTAAACCTAATACAACAACTGTAGTAAAAGATGTACTTGGAGGCTTATTTGGTAAGAAGAAGAAAGCAGCAGATACTACAAAAACGGATAATAACTAA
- a CDS encoding queuosine precursor transporter yields MTQASISQRDALAAYRIYFILGALFICSLVVSNLIFQKFFYWDFFGLYRFEISVGILPYPITFLITDLLSEMYGKKKANQVVTAGIFASLFSLLIVYTSAAVPATSWSPVNDALFNTVFGATAVAVLASMLAYLFAQYIDIQLYHFWKNLTKGKHLWLRNNFSTFFSQFLDTITVLLLLCSFGKIEWERFTALLISGFLFKVLIAICDTPFMYLGVYIFRKRFNLAPNQELGSEIEVFQKEEKI; encoded by the coding sequence TTGACGCAAGCCTCAATAAGCCAAAGAGATGCACTGGCTGCCTACCGCATTTATTTCATTCTGGGAGCTTTGTTTATTTGTTCTCTTGTAGTCTCTAATCTTATTTTTCAAAAGTTTTTTTACTGGGATTTTTTTGGTCTTTATCGGTTTGAAATTTCCGTAGGAATTTTGCCATACCCCATCACATTTTTAATTACAGATTTGCTGAGTGAGATGTATGGTAAGAAAAAAGCAAATCAAGTAGTTACCGCAGGAATTTTTGCTTCGTTATTTTCTTTACTAATAGTATATACCTCTGCGGCAGTCCCAGCAACTTCTTGGTCTCCCGTTAATGATGCATTATTTAATACCGTTTTTGGAGCTACAGCAGTAGCGGTTTTAGCGTCTATGCTGGCTTACCTGTTTGCACAGTATATAGATATACAACTTTATCATTTTTGGAAAAATCTCACAAAAGGAAAACATTTGTGGCTTAGAAATAACTTTTCCACTTTTTTTAGTCAGTTTTTAGACACCATCACGGTGCTATTATTGTTGTGTAGTTTTGGTAAAATAGAGTGGGAGCGTTTTACAGCACTATTGATTAGTGGTTTTTTATTTAAAGTACTTATTGCTATTTGTGATACCCCTTTTATGTATTTAGGCGTTTATATATTTAGAAAACGGTTTAACCTCGCTCCTAATCAAGAGTTAGGTTCTGAAATTGAAGTATTTCAAAAAGAAGAAAAAATTTAA
- the folK gene encoding 2-amino-4-hydroxy-6-hydroxymethyldihydropteridine diphosphokinase — MLLSLGSNQGNSLENLQNAVDQLFLELGSVKQISPVYKTKSWGFEGADFLNCVILIQTRLESAAVIDLILTIEKELGRVRSTQGYTDRLIDIDILFYGDKILYTEKLEVPHPRLHQRNFVLYPLNDIATTFEHPVLKKEIRELLKETTDQLIPEKITESLKNPNSAYNLSAQNYIAIEGNIGAGKTTLASMISEDFNAKLILERFKDNPFLPKFYEDQARYAFPLEMSFLADRYQQLLDDIGQYDLFKDFMIGDYDCFKSLIFAKITLTEEEYNLYKKLHGIMYREIARPDLYIYLYQNPERLLENIKKRGRSYEQDISENYLLKINKGYLNMIKNSSPGKVKIIDISELDFVKNRADYLSILNQIK, encoded by the coding sequence ATACTCTTATCTTTAGGAAGCAACCAGGGAAACTCATTAGAAAATCTTCAAAATGCGGTAGATCAACTATTCTTAGAACTAGGAAGCGTAAAACAGATTTCACCTGTTTACAAAACTAAATCGTGGGGTTTTGAAGGCGCAGACTTTCTTAATTGTGTAATTCTAATTCAAACCCGTTTAGAAAGCGCAGCGGTAATAGATTTAATTTTAACTATTGAAAAAGAATTGGGCCGCGTACGTTCTACACAAGGGTATACAGATCGCCTTATAGATATTGACATTTTATTTTATGGCGATAAAATTTTATATACTGAAAAATTAGAAGTCCCTCACCCCAGGTTACACCAGCGTAATTTTGTTTTATACCCGCTTAATGACATTGCGACAACTTTTGAACATCCTGTATTAAAAAAAGAAATACGAGAGTTATTAAAGGAAACTACAGATCAGCTAATTCCTGAAAAAATAACAGAATCCCTAAAAAATCCCAATAGCGCTTATAACCTAAGCGCTCAAAATTATATTGCGATTGAGGGTAATATTGGAGCCGGTAAAACCACACTGGCTAGTATGATTTCTGAAGATTTTAATGCAAAACTTATTCTAGAACGCTTTAAAGACAATCCGTTTCTCCCTAAGTTTTATGAAGATCAGGCGCGCTATGCCTTTCCTCTTGAAATGTCATTTTTAGCAGACCGCTATCAACAACTGCTTGATGACATAGGTCAATATGATTTGTTTAAAGATTTTATGATAGGCGATTATGATTGTTTTAAATCACTCATTTTTGCAAAAATCACCCTTACTGAAGAAGAGTACAATTTATATAAGAAGTTACACGGTATAATGTATCGTGAAATTGCACGACCAGATTTATATATTTATCTCTACCAAAATCCGGAGCGTTTACTGGAAAATATAAAAAAGCGTGGTAGATCTTACGAGCAGGATATATCTGAAAATTATTTACTGAAAATAAATAAGGGCTATCTGAATATGATAAAAAACAGTAGCCCGGGAAAAGTTAAAATAATAGATATTTCGGAACTGGATTTTGTAAAAAACCGCGCCGATTACTTGTCAATCCTCAATCAGATTAAATAA
- a CDS encoding TrmH family RNA methyltransferase, with translation MNRKLKNSELDRKSVDEFLSAKKTPIIVVLDNIRSLNNIGSVFRTADAFLVEAVYLCGICAQPPNKEITKTALGATESVTWEYFEDTLIAVEQLKSLGYTIASIEQAERAVMLDDFAPEPNAKLAVIFGNEVKGVQQKVVNASDIVLEIPQIGTKHSFNIAVSAGIVLWDVYAKMKALR, from the coding sequence ATGAATAGAAAGTTAAAGAACAGCGAACTCGATCGTAAGTCTGTAGATGAGTTTTTGAGTGCTAAAAAGACACCCATTATCGTGGTGCTAGATAATATAAGAAGTCTTAATAACATAGGTTCTGTGTTTAGAACAGCAGATGCTTTTCTCGTTGAGGCTGTCTATTTATGCGGTATTTGCGCACAGCCACCTAATAAAGAAATCACTAAAACCGCATTAGGAGCTACAGAAAGTGTAACCTGGGAATATTTTGAAGATACTTTAATTGCTGTTGAGCAATTAAAAAGTTTAGGGTATACGATAGCTTCTATTGAACAGGCAGAACGAGCGGTCATGTTAGATGATTTTGCTCCTGAGCCAAATGCCAAACTCGCTGTAATTTTTGGGAATGAGGTAAAAGGAGTACAGCAAAAGGTCGTAAATGCTTCAGATATAGTGCTTGAGATTCCTCAAATAGGAACCAAACATTCATTTAATATAGCTGTGAGCGCTGGTATTGTGCTCTGGGATGTGTATGCTAAGATGAAAGCACTGCGATAA
- the mutS gene encoding DNA mismatch repair protein MutS, whose translation MSKKKEKTVTPLMKQYNGIKTKYPDALLLFRVGDFYETFGEDAVKAAGILGIILTNRNNGGERTELAGFPHHSLNTYLPKLVKAGCRVAICDQLEDPKTTKTIVKRGVTELVTPGVALNDEVLQSKSNNFLGALHFGKRLLGLSFLDVSTGEFLTTQGDRAYVDKLLQNFNPSELLISKSNKKEFKDSFGTDFHVFYQEDWVFQIDFARESLNKHFNTKTLKGFGIDDIDEGIIAAGAALHYLSETQHHKLQHIARIGRIAEDAYVWMDRFTIRNLELYQGTSTKSITLLDVIDKTISPMGGRLLKRWLALPLKSIAPIQERHEVVEYILNNNEFYDKLSQHVKKIGDVERLISKVATGKVTPREIIQLKNSLEAMVPIKALAQNTENEALQILAEKINNLEHLRSKIKETLTEDAPVNVIKGNTIAPGFHEELDELRGLATSGKEYLDKMLARETERTGITSLKIASNNVFGYYIEVRNTHKDKVPADWIRKQTLVNAERYITEELKEYEAKILGAEERILGIEQQLFNQLVTWITQFIDPVQTNANTIAQLDCLRSFTCLAKENEYSRPVIDESFELEITEGRHPVIEKQLPLGEVYIANDTYLDRDTQQMIMITGPNMSGKSAILRQTALIVLLAQIGSFVPAKAARIGLVDRIFTRVGASDNISMGESTFMVEMNETASILNNISNRSLVLLDEIGRGTSTYDGISIAWAISEYLHEHPARPKTLFATHYHELNDMCDTFLRIKNFNVSVKELKDTVLFLRKLIPGGSAHSFGIHVAKMAGMPQQVLHRANKMLEKLENSSRKEDQQKVLKENVSDEMQLSFFNLDDPLLEEIKEEILHIDIDTLTPVEALMKLNEIKRMLIRSKKNKVS comes from the coding sequence ATGTCTAAGAAAAAAGAGAAAACAGTCACTCCTTTAATGAAACAATACAACGGGATCAAAACCAAATATCCTGATGCGTTGTTACTTTTTAGAGTGGGTGATTTTTATGAGACTTTTGGAGAAGATGCTGTAAAGGCTGCCGGTATTTTAGGTATAATTTTAACCAATAGAAATAATGGCGGTGAGCGTACCGAACTTGCAGGCTTTCCTCATCATTCACTAAACACCTATTTACCTAAGCTGGTTAAAGCGGGTTGCCGAGTTGCAATCTGCGATCAATTAGAAGACCCCAAAACCACAAAAACTATTGTTAAACGCGGAGTGACCGAACTTGTAACTCCGGGTGTTGCTTTAAACGACGAAGTACTACAGTCTAAAAGCAATAACTTTCTAGGCGCATTACATTTTGGTAAACGCTTGCTAGGACTTTCTTTTCTTGACGTTTCTACTGGTGAATTTCTTACAACGCAGGGAGATCGCGCCTATGTAGATAAGCTACTTCAAAATTTTAACCCTAGCGAACTGCTTATTAGTAAAAGCAACAAGAAAGAATTTAAAGATAGTTTTGGCACAGATTTTCACGTCTTCTATCAGGAAGATTGGGTGTTTCAAATAGATTTTGCCCGAGAAAGCTTAAATAAACACTTCAATACAAAAACTCTAAAAGGTTTTGGCATTGATGATATAGATGAAGGTATAATTGCGGCCGGTGCAGCACTTCATTATTTAAGTGAGACGCAGCATCACAAACTTCAGCATATTGCACGCATAGGCCGTATTGCTGAAGACGCCTATGTGTGGATGGATCGATTTACCATACGTAACTTAGAGCTATACCAGGGCACTTCTACTAAGTCTATTACACTTTTAGATGTTATTGATAAAACCATATCGCCTATGGGCGGAAGGCTTCTAAAACGATGGCTTGCTTTACCGCTAAAATCAATCGCGCCTATTCAAGAGCGACACGAGGTTGTAGAATATATTTTAAACAATAATGAGTTTTACGACAAGTTATCACAGCACGTAAAAAAAATAGGAGATGTTGAGCGACTTATCTCTAAGGTAGCAACGGGGAAGGTTACACCCCGTGAGATTATTCAGCTTAAAAATTCTTTAGAAGCAATGGTGCCTATAAAAGCACTGGCTCAAAATACAGAAAACGAAGCACTTCAGATTTTAGCAGAAAAAATTAATAATCTGGAGCATTTAAGATCAAAGATTAAAGAGACGCTTACTGAGGATGCTCCGGTAAATGTGATAAAAGGTAATACCATCGCTCCGGGATTTCACGAAGAACTTGACGAACTGAGAGGTTTAGCTACTTCAGGCAAAGAATATCTTGACAAAATGCTTGCCCGAGAGACTGAACGAACAGGCATTACTTCTCTAAAAATAGCTTCAAATAATGTTTTTGGGTATTATATAGAAGTTCGTAATACGCATAAAGACAAGGTGCCAGCAGATTGGATACGTAAACAAACGCTGGTAAATGCAGAACGCTACATCACCGAAGAACTAAAAGAATACGAAGCTAAAATTCTGGGAGCCGAAGAACGCATATTGGGGATTGAGCAACAACTTTTTAATCAGCTTGTAACCTGGATTACTCAATTTATTGACCCTGTACAGACCAATGCTAATACCATTGCGCAGCTAGATTGTTTGCGTTCATTTACATGTCTGGCTAAAGAAAACGAATACTCAAGACCTGTCATTGACGAGTCTTTTGAACTCGAGATCACAGAAGGCCGTCATCCCGTAATTGAAAAACAACTCCCGCTGGGTGAAGTTTATATAGCAAATGACACCTACTTAGATAGAGATACCCAGCAAATGATTATGATTACCGGCCCTAACATGTCTGGTAAATCTGCTATTCTAAGACAAACCGCCTTAATTGTTTTATTAGCACAAATAGGAAGTTTTGTACCTGCAAAAGCTGCCCGTATAGGCCTTGTAGATCGCATTTTTACTCGCGTGGGGGCAAGCGATAACATCTCTATGGGAGAATCTACCTTTATGGTTGAGATGAATGAGACAGCAAGTATTCTAAATAATATATCTAACCGAAGTTTAGTTTTACTGGATGAGATAGGCAGGGGTACCAGTACTTATGATGGCATATCTATTGCCTGGGCAATTAGTGAATATTTGCACGAACACCCAGCACGACCTAAAACATTATTCGCAACCCACTATCACGAACTCAATGATATGTGCGATACCTTTTTACGTATAAAAAACTTCAATGTATCTGTTAAAGAGCTCAAAGACACGGTTTTATTTCTTCGGAAGTTAATTCCGGGAGGTAGTGCGCACAGTTTTGGAATACATGTAGCTAAAATGGCCGGAATGCCGCAACAAGTTTTGCATAGGGCAAACAAAATGCTTGAAAAATTAGAGAATTCAAGCCGAAAAGAAGATCAACAGAAAGTTTTAAAAGAAAATGTCAGTGATGAAATGCAGCTTAGCTTTTTCAATCTTGACGACCCACTTTTAGAAGAAATAAAAGAGGAAATACTTCATATTGATATAGATACACTAACGCCTGTTGAAGCTTTAATGAAATTAAATGAGATAAAAAGAATGCTTATTCGAAGTAAAAAAAATAAGGTTTCATAA
- a CDS encoding AAA family ATPase: MSTYIDLNSFKKFLEILIEHLKQIQLDNDLENQFKDFLVYLRKETFNETYYENFTSWNLNNFFISFLPGELDPETLKSNIGLGNNISHLIEKLTNAHKNHINKVILEFEFLEQIGHLQSNLVIIGANGSGKTSYINYFKDNLKNLGVTISAQRWLVMENIQQINPLADTSSNLRKTQQGAKTFKETRHSEIILSEMNVLLKSLISENAQYNQVTINRLKKNLPTNREPLPKLYKLIEIFNSLFPKIEMSIEDGISITFKRKPEKTEYLSIMSLSDGEKTTIYLTSQVLQAPRSSFILIDEPEMHLHKLMVEEIWDRLEIERPDCKFVYLTHDLNFASSRINSKKIWIKKFKYPNQWELEQIPTEDDFPEELVMEIIGTEQPILFCEGDKTNSYDYKLLKLLFPKYKIRPVGGCSQVTSYTKIVNNKLELSKNAVGLIDADHRPEEAHEKLKENKIYILKVSEIENLFLNDKILNLIMSSKGLTEIDEKIGVFKNEVLKRLDENKNDHAIKYVSSKMNLFNENHFGKNLTLQQLKQEFIKHTEKFEIEKWHLERLDLINKIILEEDYPSAIKIYNDKSLLELANTSLRITDLVAEVYDLLILNDYDGKKIKKILLTNFPKEISELVV, encoded by the coding sequence ATGAGTACATATATAGACTTAAATTCTTTCAAGAAATTCTTAGAAATTCTTATAGAACATTTAAAACAAATTCAATTAGACAATGATTTGGAAAATCAATTCAAAGACTTTCTAGTATACTTAAGAAAAGAAACTTTTAATGAAACCTATTATGAAAATTTCACTAGTTGGAATTTAAATAATTTCTTTATCTCCTTCCTTCCAGGGGAACTTGATCCGGAAACCTTAAAGTCCAATATTGGTTTAGGAAATAACATATCCCATTTAATCGAAAAACTCACTAATGCCCACAAAAATCATATAAATAAAGTGATTTTAGAATTTGAATTTCTAGAACAAATTGGGCACTTGCAAAGCAATTTGGTAATTATTGGCGCAAATGGCAGTGGAAAAACTAGCTATATCAATTATTTTAAGGATAATCTGAAAAATTTAGGAGTAACAATTTCCGCTCAACGTTGGTTAGTGATGGAAAATATTCAACAAATAAACCCTCTCGCAGATACTAGCTCCAATTTGCGTAAAACTCAACAAGGAGCTAAAACTTTTAAAGAGACTAGGCATTCTGAGATCATTCTAAGTGAAATGAATGTTTTACTAAAAAGCTTAATATCCGAAAATGCACAATATAATCAAGTCACTATAAACAGACTTAAAAAAAATCTGCCCACTAATCGTGAGCCCTTACCAAAACTTTACAAACTCATTGAAATTTTCAATTCCTTATTTCCTAAAATAGAAATGTCAATTGAAGATGGTATTTCAATTACTTTTAAAAGAAAACCAGAAAAGACTGAATATCTTTCGATAATGTCATTAAGTGATGGTGAAAAAACAACTATATATTTGACTTCTCAGGTCTTACAAGCACCGCGATCATCTTTTATATTAATTGACGAACCTGAAATGCATCTTCACAAATTAATGGTTGAAGAAATTTGGGATAGACTTGAAATAGAGCGACCAGACTGTAAATTTGTCTATCTAACTCACGATTTAAATTTTGCATCTTCAAGAATAAATTCAAAAAAAATATGGATAAAAAAATTTAAATATCCAAATCAATGGGAGCTTGAGCAAATACCCACAGAGGATGACTTTCCAGAGGAGTTAGTAATGGAAATAATTGGTACTGAGCAACCCATTTTATTTTGTGAAGGTGATAAAACCAATAGTTATGATTATAAACTATTAAAATTACTATTTCCGAAATACAAAATAAGACCTGTTGGTGGATGCTCCCAAGTCACGAGCTATACTAAAATTGTCAATAATAAGCTTGAATTAAGTAAAAACGCTGTTGGGTTAATAGATGCTGATCATAGACCAGAAGAAGCCCATGAAAAACTTAAAGAAAACAAAATCTATATTTTAAAAGTTTCAGAAATTGAAAATTTGTTTTTAAACGATAAAATCTTGAATCTGATAATGTCATCAAAAGGTTTAACGGAAATTGATGAAAAAATAGGTGTATTTAAGAATGAAGTATTAAAAAGACTCGATGAGAATAAAAATGATCATGCAATAAAATATGTTTCATCTAAGATGAACCTATTTAATGAAAATCATTTTGGAAAGAATTTAACTTTACAACAGCTAAAACAGGAATTCATTAAACACACAGAAAAATTTGAAATTGAAAAATGGCATCTTGAAAGATTAGATTTGATAAATAAAATAATCCTTGAGGAAGACTATCCATCAGCGATAAAAATTTACAATGACAAGAGTTTACTTGAACTTGCTAACACATCTCTACGTATTACAGATTTAGTAGCAGAAGTTTATGATTTACTCATCTTAAATGATTATGATGGGAAGAAAATCAAAAAAATATTACTTACCAATTTCCCTAAAGAGATTTCAGAATTAGTGGTTTAA